DNA from Vitis vinifera cultivar Pinot Noir 40024 chromosome 19, ASM3070453v1:
ttagTATACCCTACAGACTTccaaatcaagaaattaaaattaattttgagaattattttcatgaataaaatcatatttagaAACTTAAATATAACACTATAtacttattatatataataCGAAGATTCTCAACATAATCCttgtattttgaattattaattaaaacacTTTATCATAAAACACCTTAATTTTactgtaaaaataattaatttttagagcaaatttataaaaaaagaaaaaagctaGACATGTTCTTAAATTTTTAAGGATAACTAAAGGCTGACCAAATCCGGCAAAAGCACGTGAGAAAAAGCTTTCACAAGCAAAATCAATCTAAGGCGTTACCTTTATtgctatttttcctttttatcccAATGTAGGCAGTGAAGTAGAATTTTTCTGACTCTGGATTCTTTGGGCAGTCCCAAGATTTGGACTCAAAAGAGTCTTGGGTCATGGGGAGAGGAGCCGAGCCTAAGGATTCATGTCAAGTTAAATTATTTGCAAAGCAGAAAGGTTAGACATTGGAAGCAAAAGGGCGGTGAGCACAGCTAGAAAAAGTGCTTTATCGACACATGCTTTTGTTAAAGAGCAATATCATATCTTTCCACGAGTTTAGACACTTTCCTTCTCTTAAATCATAATATGTGGATATCACAAATATTACTTTACGTGTCACTGACTCAACCCCAGAAGTATCCACCAAAGAtctcttttttaatcataaggcttaattaataatttagtaaatttaataatcatttttttacaGATAATTCTTCATGGGAAACTCATGAAATGACATGTGAACTGTTTTGTGAATTGGGTATAGATTGATTATCTATAATTATAACCGAGGAAGCATGGAAACCCAGATTCAAACCGACATGCCACGTCCCTCCAACTTCTTTAATGGTACGTGTGGTCACTTTATATTGACTCTCAAGCACCAGGACAGACAGAGCCAAGTTGCATTCACATTACAAATCATTCAATCAGATCAGCAAATGGGCAATCAATATACCTCAAAGGTTCCTTTTTCTCCATCTATAAATAGGGGTTACTCACACTTCACTCATCCATCCCTCCAGCAAACAAGCTTCTTTTGAGTCTCTCATTGCTTCCCAGTTTTCATTCCCCTAAAGTAATGGCTTACTCCAAGACGTTTCTCCTTCTGGGTCTTCTATTCGCTGTTGTCCTTATCCTCTCCTCTGAGGTGTCGGCCAGAGAGCTAGCCGAGGCTGCACATACCCGTGAGTTTCCCACTTTTTTTTACACACTTGTTATATCAATTTACAGCTGATGTACTGTGACTAATTCAActaatccaattttttttttttgttctaatgACAGAAGGGAGTGTGGAAGACGCTAAGTCCTGGGGACATGGGCATGGCCATGGACATGAACACGAGCATGGCCACTGGGGACATGAACATGGGCACGGCCATGGGCATGGGCATGGGCATGGACACCACGGCCATGGTGGTGCTGGTGAGACTGTGGAGAATGAAACTGAAGCTGGCGAGAATTAGATAGCATTTCTAGCTGCTGTATTTTCACGCCCATGGGTGGAAGTAGGTTGTGTGGTTTATGTGAGTTTGTATGTGAATAAGGCATGTGCTTGTCAGTGGTTGCCACCAATGTTCCTCTAGGAAGATGGTTGTGTTGCTTTGACAAGATGTTAAAGCATGTGTGAAACTTGCAGATGTCAACTTAATTATTGTCCTGAAATTAGAACTTTTTCCAAGTCCTTTGTCTCTATAAGCAAAGTAAGCAAAATAAGTAAGGTAAAAGCAGAAAGATCAAACAGGATTTCTCTGCATAATTAAGTATCTCCATTGATCTTTTTTAAATGAAGACTAAATATTTGTGGGTTCAGACCTCTTTACAGGTATTTGTGGGTTCTTGATTTCATTGTTCCATATGCTCTTACTTCTCATTgaaaaaaagttttaagttaaattgataattaaataataagttttaagataatagaatttaatttaaaattaatgatcttaaatcattaaatattaagCATGACCATATTAATCCCACCAAACAAAGTAGTTGGCCATATATGATTTGCGTTTACCCATAATTGAATAttgattaaatcatgtttaatataGTGAAATACGTAGATAGAAATGAACAAGTATAGTGATACAGCTTTGTTCTAATAGACATAACAAGGAAATGAATACAAATAGTATTTTCACCATCATATTGTACAAAATCAAATACGTGGGAGAATCCATCCAAAGGAGCAACACAACAGAGTTAGCGATAAGCTTGAAGAACACTTGTAAAGTTGGTGGACATAAGGACAAATATAAGATGACGTGAGAGGGGACATCATCATTTTTGTATCTGTCACGTGAGTAAAGTCGAGTCATAAAGAATGCTGCCCAATAGATGTAGGGCACCAGCCCATAAACTGCATGCATATGAAGTTGAATGTTAAAGCTCAACCCCAGCACCTATCAGCTATGGGTCGGTC
Protein-coding regions in this window:
- the LOC132253412 gene encoding uncharacterized protein LOC132253412, whose translation is MAYSKTFLLLGLLFAVVLILSSEVSARELAEAAHTQGSVEDAKSWGHGHGHGHEHEHGHWGHEHGHGHGHGHGHGHHGHGGAGETVENETEAGEN